From a single Vitis vinifera cultivar Pinot Noir 40024 chromosome 18, ASM3070453v1 genomic region:
- the LOC100250597 gene encoding protein NEDD1 isoform X1, with translation MATSHFADPSIAMLSTSGGDTVKLFDVSLGLGDPCTLSYSPSPGHHVYSVKWSHTNLVVASAGEDKKISLWRKNGQIIGTIPVFGSESGENIEESIFAINFSNKGSRYICSGGSGKVVRIWDLRRRCCIKWLRGHTDVITGAMYNYKDEHLASISLNGVLILHNLASGAKVAELKDPNQQVLRVLDYSRISRHLLVTAGDDGSIHLWDTTGHSPKVSWLKQHSAPTAGVTFSPSNDKMIASVGLDKKLYTFDRGSRRPSFCIPYEMPFSSLAFRDDGWTLAAGTSHGQVVFYDVRGKPQPFSILCAYGNSEAVTSLCWQRSKPVIVDESNCSPEIALMGGATEDSVIIPDPLPSVTSSSLSLSMALPGSQNPGRIGPSTEASSLTVTSGGSMSSSLCLSMAEETPSRSHLRLGGTLAKLRAPHSGYTFKDDMEVFSPLVDVQPLTPTLDKLWDDHEGAKKDYLPFDKKPSSLFSSPSRRSSIAEGEGNNHPIFNWKSNSTSRQDTHASLTAPGSSTTSSFKSEDSSITPPKAWGGERFSDKFTHHRQPTLSRFGMLAASGLASGSMFSGLQELWSSTSHMSGSSSSNQNLTFGNLRAKDFSFNQETPLGVPENFPSISVSLPLDTKAVTRQANLELPGSPASLTLPRRFSTYAERISTTLSSSDGTSPVGSPKIKKTGAETRAEILNGLFNSVTSAASEAGTHPMGGTSLSQKGPSQSDTQQGTSFTLQMFQSTLEETLDSFQKSIHKDMRNLHIEILRQFHIQETEISSVASSILENQAELMKEIQSLRKENQQLRQLL, from the exons ATGGCGACGTCGCATTTTGCAGATCCGTCAATAGCGATGTTATCGACCAGCGGAGGTGACACCGTCAAGCTTTTCGACGTCTCCTTAGGGCTGGGCGACCCCTGCACTCTGAGCTACTCGCCTTCACCGGGTCACCATGTCTATTCAGTCAAGTGGAGTCACACCA atTTGGTTGTGGCAAGTGCTGGAGAAGACAAGAAGATCTCTCTATGGCGGAAAAACGGACAAATTATCGGAACTATTCCAGTTTTTGGGAGTGAAAGCGGAGAGAACATCGAG GAATCTATATTTGCTATCAATTTTAGCAACAAGGGATCCAGGTACATATGTTCTGGGGGAAGCGGTAAAGTTGTAAGAATATGGGATTTGCGGAGGAGATGTTGCATTAAGTGGTTGAGGGGTCATACTGATGTGATAACTGGGGCAATGTACAATTACAAAGATGAGCACTTGGCTTCCATTAGTTTAAATGGGGTTCTTATTCTACACAACCTTGCATCTGGTGCAAAGGTGGCTGAACTCAAGGACCCCAATCAACAG GTATTAAGAGTGCTTGATTATTCACGAATTAGTCGACACCTTTTGGTGACTGCTGGTGATGATGGGTCAATACATCTGTGGGATACAACTGGTCACAGCCCAAAG GTTTCTTGGTTGAAGCAGCACTCTGCACCAACTGCTGGGGTTACCTTCTCACCCTCCAATGATAAG ATGATTGCTAGTGTAGGTCTAGATAAAAAGTTGTATACTTTTGACAGAGGGTCCAGAAGACCTTCATTTTGCATTCCTTATGAGATGCCATTCTCTTCATTGGCATTTAGAGATGATGGCTGGACTCTAGCAGCTGGAACAAGTCATGGCCAAGTGGTATTCTATGATGTCCGTGGAAAACCACAGCCTTTCTCCATTCTCTGTGCTTATGGTAATTCAGAG GCTGTCACAAGTTTATGCTGGCAAAGATCAAAACCTGTAATTGTAGATGAAAGTAATTGCAGCCCTGAGATTGCTCTTATGGGAGGTGCTACCGAAGATTCAGTCATTATTCCTGACCCACTTCCGTCTGTAACATCATCAAGTCTTTCACTATCCATGGCGTTACCTGGTTCTCAAAATCCTGGCCGCATAGGTCCGTCAACAGAAGCATCTTCACTTACTGTAACCAGTGGTGGTTCTATGTCAAGCTCGCTCTGTTTGTCTATGGCAGAGGAAACACCGAGTAGAAGTCATCTGCGGCTAGGTGGAACATTGGCAAAATTACGTGCTCCTCATTCTGGTTATACCTTCAAGGACGATATGGAGGTGTTTTCTCCTCTCGTGGATGTTCAACCACTTACACctacacttgataagctttggGATGATCATGAAGGAGCAAAGAAAGATTATCTACCTTTTGATAAGAAGCCTTCGTCTCTGTTTTCTTCACCTAGTAGGAGATCCTCTATAGCAGAGGGTGAGGGCAATAatcatccaatattcaattggAAATCCAATTCAACTTCCAGGCAG GACACTCACGCTTCTCTTACAGCACCGGGATCATCTACTACTTCATCTTTCAAAAGTGAAGACTCTTCCATCACTCCTCCAAAAGCCTGGGGTGGTGAGAGATTTTCTGATAAATTTACCCACCACCGTCAGCCCACACTGTCTCGCTTTGGGATGTTGGCAGCTAGTGGTCTAGCATCAGGGTCAATGTTTTCTGGATTACAAGAGCTATGGTCATCAACAAGTCATATGAGTGGGAGCTCCTCGTCAAATCAAAACCTGACTTTTGGAAATTTGCGTGCCAAAGATTTCTCTTTTAATCAGGAAACTCCACTGGGAGTCCCAGAAAATTTCCCTTCTATTTCCGTATCTCTGCCTCTAGATACAAAAGCTGTCACCAGACAGGCTAACCTTGAACTGCCAGGATCACCAGCATCCTTGACCCTCCCACGAAGATTTTCCACTTATGCCGAGAGAATAAGCACTACCTTATCCTCCAGTGATGGGACCTCTCCTGTTGGTTcaccaaaaataaagaaaacaggAGCTGAAACCAGAGCAGAAATTTTGAATGGCTTATTTAATTCTGTTACATCAGCTGCCTCAGAAGCAGGGACTCATCCAATG GGAGGAACATCACTATCCCAGAAAGGTCCTTCTCAGTCAGATACCCAGCAGGGAACCTCATTTACCCTTCAGATGTTTCAAAGCACCCTTGAAGAAACCCTTGATTCCTTTCAGAAATCCATACACAAAGATATGAGGAACCTTCACATCGAAATTCTGAGACAATTTCATATTCAAGAG ACAGAAATCTCAAGTGTGGCAAGCTCGATTTTGGAAAACCAAGCTGAGCTGATGAAAGAAATCCAGTCTCTCCGGAAAGAGAATCAGCAACTCCGCCAATTGCTTTGA
- the LOC100250597 gene encoding protein NEDD1 isoform X3 — protein sequence MATSHFADPSIAMLSTSGGDTVKLFDVSLGLGDPCTLSYSPSPGHHVYSVKWSHTNLVVASAGEDKKISLWRKNGQIIGTIPVFGSESGENIEESIFAINFSNKGSRYICSGGSGKVVRIWDLRRRCCIKWLRGHTDVITGAMYNYKDEHLASISLNGVLILHNLASGAKVAELKDPNQQVLRVLDYSRISRHLLVTAGDDGSIHLWDTTGHSPKVSWLKQHSAPTAGVTFSPSNDKMIASVGLDKKLYTFDRGSRRPSFCIPYEMPFSSLAFRDDGWTLAAGTSHGQVVFYDVRGKPQPFSILCAYGNSEAVTSLCWQRSKPVIVDESNCSPEIALMGGATEDSVIIPDPLPSVTSSSLSLSMALPGSQNPGRIGPSTEASSLTVTSGGSMSSSLCLSMAEETPSRSHLRLGGTLAKLRAPHSGYTFKDDMEVFSPLVDVQPLTPTLDKLWDDHEGAKKDYLPFDKKPSSLFSSPSRRSSIAEGEGNNHPIFNWKSNSTSRQDTHASLTAPGSSTTSSFKSEDSSITPPKAWGGERFSDKFTHHRQPTLSRFGMLAASGLASGSMFSGLQELWSSTSHMSGSSSSNQNLTFGNLRAKDFSFNQETPLGVPENFPSISVSLPLDTKAVTRQANLELPGSPASLTLPRRFSTYAERISTTLSSSDGTSPVGSPKIKKTGAETRAEILNGLFNSVTSAASEAGTHPMGGTSLSQKGPSQSDTQQGTSFTLQMFQSTLEETLDSFQKSIHKDMRNLHIEILRQFHIQEKSQVWQARFWKTKLS from the exons ATGGCGACGTCGCATTTTGCAGATCCGTCAATAGCGATGTTATCGACCAGCGGAGGTGACACCGTCAAGCTTTTCGACGTCTCCTTAGGGCTGGGCGACCCCTGCACTCTGAGCTACTCGCCTTCACCGGGTCACCATGTCTATTCAGTCAAGTGGAGTCACACCA atTTGGTTGTGGCAAGTGCTGGAGAAGACAAGAAGATCTCTCTATGGCGGAAAAACGGACAAATTATCGGAACTATTCCAGTTTTTGGGAGTGAAAGCGGAGAGAACATCGAG GAATCTATATTTGCTATCAATTTTAGCAACAAGGGATCCAGGTACATATGTTCTGGGGGAAGCGGTAAAGTTGTAAGAATATGGGATTTGCGGAGGAGATGTTGCATTAAGTGGTTGAGGGGTCATACTGATGTGATAACTGGGGCAATGTACAATTACAAAGATGAGCACTTGGCTTCCATTAGTTTAAATGGGGTTCTTATTCTACACAACCTTGCATCTGGTGCAAAGGTGGCTGAACTCAAGGACCCCAATCAACAG GTATTAAGAGTGCTTGATTATTCACGAATTAGTCGACACCTTTTGGTGACTGCTGGTGATGATGGGTCAATACATCTGTGGGATACAACTGGTCACAGCCCAAAG GTTTCTTGGTTGAAGCAGCACTCTGCACCAACTGCTGGGGTTACCTTCTCACCCTCCAATGATAAG ATGATTGCTAGTGTAGGTCTAGATAAAAAGTTGTATACTTTTGACAGAGGGTCCAGAAGACCTTCATTTTGCATTCCTTATGAGATGCCATTCTCTTCATTGGCATTTAGAGATGATGGCTGGACTCTAGCAGCTGGAACAAGTCATGGCCAAGTGGTATTCTATGATGTCCGTGGAAAACCACAGCCTTTCTCCATTCTCTGTGCTTATGGTAATTCAGAG GCTGTCACAAGTTTATGCTGGCAAAGATCAAAACCTGTAATTGTAGATGAAAGTAATTGCAGCCCTGAGATTGCTCTTATGGGAGGTGCTACCGAAGATTCAGTCATTATTCCTGACCCACTTCCGTCTGTAACATCATCAAGTCTTTCACTATCCATGGCGTTACCTGGTTCTCAAAATCCTGGCCGCATAGGTCCGTCAACAGAAGCATCTTCACTTACTGTAACCAGTGGTGGTTCTATGTCAAGCTCGCTCTGTTTGTCTATGGCAGAGGAAACACCGAGTAGAAGTCATCTGCGGCTAGGTGGAACATTGGCAAAATTACGTGCTCCTCATTCTGGTTATACCTTCAAGGACGATATGGAGGTGTTTTCTCCTCTCGTGGATGTTCAACCACTTACACctacacttgataagctttggGATGATCATGAAGGAGCAAAGAAAGATTATCTACCTTTTGATAAGAAGCCTTCGTCTCTGTTTTCTTCACCTAGTAGGAGATCCTCTATAGCAGAGGGTGAGGGCAATAatcatccaatattcaattggAAATCCAATTCAACTTCCAGGCAG GACACTCACGCTTCTCTTACAGCACCGGGATCATCTACTACTTCATCTTTCAAAAGTGAAGACTCTTCCATCACTCCTCCAAAAGCCTGGGGTGGTGAGAGATTTTCTGATAAATTTACCCACCACCGTCAGCCCACACTGTCTCGCTTTGGGATGTTGGCAGCTAGTGGTCTAGCATCAGGGTCAATGTTTTCTGGATTACAAGAGCTATGGTCATCAACAAGTCATATGAGTGGGAGCTCCTCGTCAAATCAAAACCTGACTTTTGGAAATTTGCGTGCCAAAGATTTCTCTTTTAATCAGGAAACTCCACTGGGAGTCCCAGAAAATTTCCCTTCTATTTCCGTATCTCTGCCTCTAGATACAAAAGCTGTCACCAGACAGGCTAACCTTGAACTGCCAGGATCACCAGCATCCTTGACCCTCCCACGAAGATTTTCCACTTATGCCGAGAGAATAAGCACTACCTTATCCTCCAGTGATGGGACCTCTCCTGTTGGTTcaccaaaaataaagaaaacaggAGCTGAAACCAGAGCAGAAATTTTGAATGGCTTATTTAATTCTGTTACATCAGCTGCCTCAGAAGCAGGGACTCATCCAATG GGAGGAACATCACTATCCCAGAAAGGTCCTTCTCAGTCAGATACCCAGCAGGGAACCTCATTTACCCTTCAGATGTTTCAAAGCACCCTTGAAGAAACCCTTGATTCCTTTCAGAAATCCATACACAAAGATATGAGGAACCTTCACATCGAAATTCTGAGACAATTTCATATTCAAGAG AAATCTCAAGTGTGGCAAGCTCGATTTTGGAAAACCAAGCTGAGCTGA
- the LOC100250597 gene encoding protein NEDD1 isoform X2, with protein sequence MLSTSGGDTVKLFDVSLGLGDPCTLSYSPSPGHHVYSVKWSHTNLVVASAGEDKKISLWRKNGQIIGTIPVFGSESGENIEESIFAINFSNKGSRYICSGGSGKVVRIWDLRRRCCIKWLRGHTDVITGAMYNYKDEHLASISLNGVLILHNLASGAKVAELKDPNQQVLRVLDYSRISRHLLVTAGDDGSIHLWDTTGHSPKVSWLKQHSAPTAGVTFSPSNDKMIASVGLDKKLYTFDRGSRRPSFCIPYEMPFSSLAFRDDGWTLAAGTSHGQVVFYDVRGKPQPFSILCAYGNSEAVTSLCWQRSKPVIVDESNCSPEIALMGGATEDSVIIPDPLPSVTSSSLSLSMALPGSQNPGRIGPSTEASSLTVTSGGSMSSSLCLSMAEETPSRSHLRLGGTLAKLRAPHSGYTFKDDMEVFSPLVDVQPLTPTLDKLWDDHEGAKKDYLPFDKKPSSLFSSPSRRSSIAEGEGNNHPIFNWKSNSTSRQDTHASLTAPGSSTTSSFKSEDSSITPPKAWGGERFSDKFTHHRQPTLSRFGMLAASGLASGSMFSGLQELWSSTSHMSGSSSSNQNLTFGNLRAKDFSFNQETPLGVPENFPSISVSLPLDTKAVTRQANLELPGSPASLTLPRRFSTYAERISTTLSSSDGTSPVGSPKIKKTGAETRAEILNGLFNSVTSAASEAGTHPMGGTSLSQKGPSQSDTQQGTSFTLQMFQSTLEETLDSFQKSIHKDMRNLHIEILRQFHIQETEISSVASSILENQAELMKEIQSLRKENQQLRQLL encoded by the exons ATGTTATCGACCAGCGGAGGTGACACCGTCAAGCTTTTCGACGTCTCCTTAGGGCTGGGCGACCCCTGCACTCTGAGCTACTCGCCTTCACCGGGTCACCATGTCTATTCAGTCAAGTGGAGTCACACCA atTTGGTTGTGGCAAGTGCTGGAGAAGACAAGAAGATCTCTCTATGGCGGAAAAACGGACAAATTATCGGAACTATTCCAGTTTTTGGGAGTGAAAGCGGAGAGAACATCGAG GAATCTATATTTGCTATCAATTTTAGCAACAAGGGATCCAGGTACATATGTTCTGGGGGAAGCGGTAAAGTTGTAAGAATATGGGATTTGCGGAGGAGATGTTGCATTAAGTGGTTGAGGGGTCATACTGATGTGATAACTGGGGCAATGTACAATTACAAAGATGAGCACTTGGCTTCCATTAGTTTAAATGGGGTTCTTATTCTACACAACCTTGCATCTGGTGCAAAGGTGGCTGAACTCAAGGACCCCAATCAACAG GTATTAAGAGTGCTTGATTATTCACGAATTAGTCGACACCTTTTGGTGACTGCTGGTGATGATGGGTCAATACATCTGTGGGATACAACTGGTCACAGCCCAAAG GTTTCTTGGTTGAAGCAGCACTCTGCACCAACTGCTGGGGTTACCTTCTCACCCTCCAATGATAAG ATGATTGCTAGTGTAGGTCTAGATAAAAAGTTGTATACTTTTGACAGAGGGTCCAGAAGACCTTCATTTTGCATTCCTTATGAGATGCCATTCTCTTCATTGGCATTTAGAGATGATGGCTGGACTCTAGCAGCTGGAACAAGTCATGGCCAAGTGGTATTCTATGATGTCCGTGGAAAACCACAGCCTTTCTCCATTCTCTGTGCTTATGGTAATTCAGAG GCTGTCACAAGTTTATGCTGGCAAAGATCAAAACCTGTAATTGTAGATGAAAGTAATTGCAGCCCTGAGATTGCTCTTATGGGAGGTGCTACCGAAGATTCAGTCATTATTCCTGACCCACTTCCGTCTGTAACATCATCAAGTCTTTCACTATCCATGGCGTTACCTGGTTCTCAAAATCCTGGCCGCATAGGTCCGTCAACAGAAGCATCTTCACTTACTGTAACCAGTGGTGGTTCTATGTCAAGCTCGCTCTGTTTGTCTATGGCAGAGGAAACACCGAGTAGAAGTCATCTGCGGCTAGGTGGAACATTGGCAAAATTACGTGCTCCTCATTCTGGTTATACCTTCAAGGACGATATGGAGGTGTTTTCTCCTCTCGTGGATGTTCAACCACTTACACctacacttgataagctttggGATGATCATGAAGGAGCAAAGAAAGATTATCTACCTTTTGATAAGAAGCCTTCGTCTCTGTTTTCTTCACCTAGTAGGAGATCCTCTATAGCAGAGGGTGAGGGCAATAatcatccaatattcaattggAAATCCAATTCAACTTCCAGGCAG GACACTCACGCTTCTCTTACAGCACCGGGATCATCTACTACTTCATCTTTCAAAAGTGAAGACTCTTCCATCACTCCTCCAAAAGCCTGGGGTGGTGAGAGATTTTCTGATAAATTTACCCACCACCGTCAGCCCACACTGTCTCGCTTTGGGATGTTGGCAGCTAGTGGTCTAGCATCAGGGTCAATGTTTTCTGGATTACAAGAGCTATGGTCATCAACAAGTCATATGAGTGGGAGCTCCTCGTCAAATCAAAACCTGACTTTTGGAAATTTGCGTGCCAAAGATTTCTCTTTTAATCAGGAAACTCCACTGGGAGTCCCAGAAAATTTCCCTTCTATTTCCGTATCTCTGCCTCTAGATACAAAAGCTGTCACCAGACAGGCTAACCTTGAACTGCCAGGATCACCAGCATCCTTGACCCTCCCACGAAGATTTTCCACTTATGCCGAGAGAATAAGCACTACCTTATCCTCCAGTGATGGGACCTCTCCTGTTGGTTcaccaaaaataaagaaaacaggAGCTGAAACCAGAGCAGAAATTTTGAATGGCTTATTTAATTCTGTTACATCAGCTGCCTCAGAAGCAGGGACTCATCCAATG GGAGGAACATCACTATCCCAGAAAGGTCCTTCTCAGTCAGATACCCAGCAGGGAACCTCATTTACCCTTCAGATGTTTCAAAGCACCCTTGAAGAAACCCTTGATTCCTTTCAGAAATCCATACACAAAGATATGAGGAACCTTCACATCGAAATTCTGAGACAATTTCATATTCAAGAG ACAGAAATCTCAAGTGTGGCAAGCTCGATTTTGGAAAACCAAGCTGAGCTGATGAAAGAAATCCAGTCTCTCCGGAAAGAGAATCAGCAACTCCGCCAATTGCTTTGA
- the LOC100250597 gene encoding protein NEDD1 isoform X4, which produces MESIFAINFSNKGSRYICSGGSGKVVRIWDLRRRCCIKWLRGHTDVITGAMYNYKDEHLASISLNGVLILHNLASGAKVAELKDPNQQVLRVLDYSRISRHLLVTAGDDGSIHLWDTTGHSPKVSWLKQHSAPTAGVTFSPSNDKMIASVGLDKKLYTFDRGSRRPSFCIPYEMPFSSLAFRDDGWTLAAGTSHGQVVFYDVRGKPQPFSILCAYGNSEAVTSLCWQRSKPVIVDESNCSPEIALMGGATEDSVIIPDPLPSVTSSSLSLSMALPGSQNPGRIGPSTEASSLTVTSGGSMSSSLCLSMAEETPSRSHLRLGGTLAKLRAPHSGYTFKDDMEVFSPLVDVQPLTPTLDKLWDDHEGAKKDYLPFDKKPSSLFSSPSRRSSIAEGEGNNHPIFNWKSNSTSRQDTHASLTAPGSSTTSSFKSEDSSITPPKAWGGERFSDKFTHHRQPTLSRFGMLAASGLASGSMFSGLQELWSSTSHMSGSSSSNQNLTFGNLRAKDFSFNQETPLGVPENFPSISVSLPLDTKAVTRQANLELPGSPASLTLPRRFSTYAERISTTLSSSDGTSPVGSPKIKKTGAETRAEILNGLFNSVTSAASEAGTHPMGGTSLSQKGPSQSDTQQGTSFTLQMFQSTLEETLDSFQKSIHKDMRNLHIEILRQFHIQETEISSVASSILENQAELMKEIQSLRKENQQLRQLL; this is translated from the exons ATG GAATCTATATTTGCTATCAATTTTAGCAACAAGGGATCCAGGTACATATGTTCTGGGGGAAGCGGTAAAGTTGTAAGAATATGGGATTTGCGGAGGAGATGTTGCATTAAGTGGTTGAGGGGTCATACTGATGTGATAACTGGGGCAATGTACAATTACAAAGATGAGCACTTGGCTTCCATTAGTTTAAATGGGGTTCTTATTCTACACAACCTTGCATCTGGTGCAAAGGTGGCTGAACTCAAGGACCCCAATCAACAG GTATTAAGAGTGCTTGATTATTCACGAATTAGTCGACACCTTTTGGTGACTGCTGGTGATGATGGGTCAATACATCTGTGGGATACAACTGGTCACAGCCCAAAG GTTTCTTGGTTGAAGCAGCACTCTGCACCAACTGCTGGGGTTACCTTCTCACCCTCCAATGATAAG ATGATTGCTAGTGTAGGTCTAGATAAAAAGTTGTATACTTTTGACAGAGGGTCCAGAAGACCTTCATTTTGCATTCCTTATGAGATGCCATTCTCTTCATTGGCATTTAGAGATGATGGCTGGACTCTAGCAGCTGGAACAAGTCATGGCCAAGTGGTATTCTATGATGTCCGTGGAAAACCACAGCCTTTCTCCATTCTCTGTGCTTATGGTAATTCAGAG GCTGTCACAAGTTTATGCTGGCAAAGATCAAAACCTGTAATTGTAGATGAAAGTAATTGCAGCCCTGAGATTGCTCTTATGGGAGGTGCTACCGAAGATTCAGTCATTATTCCTGACCCACTTCCGTCTGTAACATCATCAAGTCTTTCACTATCCATGGCGTTACCTGGTTCTCAAAATCCTGGCCGCATAGGTCCGTCAACAGAAGCATCTTCACTTACTGTAACCAGTGGTGGTTCTATGTCAAGCTCGCTCTGTTTGTCTATGGCAGAGGAAACACCGAGTAGAAGTCATCTGCGGCTAGGTGGAACATTGGCAAAATTACGTGCTCCTCATTCTGGTTATACCTTCAAGGACGATATGGAGGTGTTTTCTCCTCTCGTGGATGTTCAACCACTTACACctacacttgataagctttggGATGATCATGAAGGAGCAAAGAAAGATTATCTACCTTTTGATAAGAAGCCTTCGTCTCTGTTTTCTTCACCTAGTAGGAGATCCTCTATAGCAGAGGGTGAGGGCAATAatcatccaatattcaattggAAATCCAATTCAACTTCCAGGCAG GACACTCACGCTTCTCTTACAGCACCGGGATCATCTACTACTTCATCTTTCAAAAGTGAAGACTCTTCCATCACTCCTCCAAAAGCCTGGGGTGGTGAGAGATTTTCTGATAAATTTACCCACCACCGTCAGCCCACACTGTCTCGCTTTGGGATGTTGGCAGCTAGTGGTCTAGCATCAGGGTCAATGTTTTCTGGATTACAAGAGCTATGGTCATCAACAAGTCATATGAGTGGGAGCTCCTCGTCAAATCAAAACCTGACTTTTGGAAATTTGCGTGCCAAAGATTTCTCTTTTAATCAGGAAACTCCACTGGGAGTCCCAGAAAATTTCCCTTCTATTTCCGTATCTCTGCCTCTAGATACAAAAGCTGTCACCAGACAGGCTAACCTTGAACTGCCAGGATCACCAGCATCCTTGACCCTCCCACGAAGATTTTCCACTTATGCCGAGAGAATAAGCACTACCTTATCCTCCAGTGATGGGACCTCTCCTGTTGGTTcaccaaaaataaagaaaacaggAGCTGAAACCAGAGCAGAAATTTTGAATGGCTTATTTAATTCTGTTACATCAGCTGCCTCAGAAGCAGGGACTCATCCAATG GGAGGAACATCACTATCCCAGAAAGGTCCTTCTCAGTCAGATACCCAGCAGGGAACCTCATTTACCCTTCAGATGTTTCAAAGCACCCTTGAAGAAACCCTTGATTCCTTTCAGAAATCCATACACAAAGATATGAGGAACCTTCACATCGAAATTCTGAGACAATTTCATATTCAAGAG ACAGAAATCTCAAGTGTGGCAAGCTCGATTTTGGAAAACCAAGCTGAGCTGATGAAAGAAATCCAGTCTCTCCGGAAAGAGAATCAGCAACTCCGCCAATTGCTTTGA